The proteins below come from a single Gimesia alba genomic window:
- a CDS encoding BPSS1187 family protein, translated as MHSKSLCLLVLLSLVTVGPLKADNKRQLRYSGPKRQEYKLTARASEIDPKAKEHPEIDFVFEAKGKVQDLEHAVVDTRVKPRGKLVIWLMGYNSQLFDRLSSYGLHAIQVHYANRWFSKICREQPVGETCRGNVRLEAATGEDFSDQVEIPKPDGMKERALQFVKWLAKKNPQGKWDYYLTPDGKDLRWEDVIMAGSSHGSTTAARFAKHQKVGRVVMFCGPRDQLQNWQSLPSATPNNRYFGFSHVLDGGWTADHYCRSWELIGLHEFGPIVNVDQAKPPYGNTRRLITDFDVKKNTRRAHSSVVPGGNAGKDAKGKYIHEDVWKYLFTHPIEKTGKPVPMDPGCNKNQRES; from the coding sequence ATGCATTCGAAATCGCTTTGTCTTCTCGTGTTATTGTCTCTGGTCACTGTCGGCCCGCTCAAGGCAGATAACAAACGGCAGCTTCGCTATTCAGGACCCAAGCGGCAGGAATACAAGTTAACAGCTCGCGCCAGTGAAATTGATCCGAAGGCCAAAGAGCATCCGGAGATCGATTTTGTTTTCGAAGCGAAAGGCAAAGTTCAGGATCTGGAACATGCCGTCGTTGATACCCGCGTCAAACCGCGAGGCAAGCTGGTGATCTGGCTGATGGGATATAACAGCCAACTGTTCGATCGCCTTTCCAGCTACGGCCTGCATGCAATTCAGGTGCATTACGCCAACCGCTGGTTCTCCAAGATCTGTCGCGAGCAACCTGTGGGAGAAACGTGCCGGGGTAACGTGAGGCTCGAAGCAGCAACCGGTGAAGATTTCAGCGACCAGGTGGAGATTCCTAAACCGGATGGCATGAAAGAACGCGCACTGCAGTTTGTGAAGTGGCTGGCGAAAAAGAACCCGCAAGGCAAATGGGATTATTATCTGACGCCAGATGGCAAGGACCTTCGCTGGGAAGACGTAATTATGGCAGGCAGTTCGCATGGTTCCACGACTGCGGCCCGATTTGCCAAACATCAGAAGGTCGGTCGCGTCGTCATGTTTTGTGGTCCGCGGGATCAGTTGCAGAACTGGCAGTCACTTCCTTCCGCGACACCCAATAATCGTTACTTCGGTTTTTCACACGTACTGGATGGCGGCTGGACCGCAGATCATTACTGCCGTTCGTGGGAACTGATCGGCCTGCATGAATTTGGCCCAATCGTCAACGTCGATCAAGCAAAGCCTCCCTATGGAAACACACGGCGGTTGATCACCGACTTTGATGTGAAAAAGAATACTCGCCGCGCCCATTCCTCCGTCGTTCCCGGAGGTAATGCCGGCAAAGATGCGAAAGGCAAGTACATTCACGAAGATGTCTGGAAGTATCTCTTCACGCACCCGATCGAAAAGACAGGCAAACCGGTTCCCATGGATCCGGGCTGTAACAAGAATCAACGCGAGAGTTAA
- a CDS encoding helix-turn-helix domain-containing protein, translating into MAKKYLNLEEAAAQLGMEKDELNRLREAGDIRGFADRGAWKFRMEDIEELGRSRQADSDPAIPLFSEEEDDDDLFGSAILEGDELDENAESVIDEDEVGEQATVIRGSVHDDDDEPVELSSSDSDVRLVVDDGDDLTLDSEPELVAVGEDSDSDVRLTEDSSIDLGSDSDVKLVDADSEPEFDMLDLDSGSDSDVKLVADDSNIAGSESDVALIADEDFDLGSDSDVALVSDEANDSSILAEDSGISLASDSGISLAGPLDSGISLEAADESGISLVDDDASGISLEDDTGSDISITADSGISLEPFDVEDVDKTVPMMSANKDATLEIPALDDDADSSFDLSDSSADTSVLMLNEDDDMGGSSGSVILDSDDEDSESAMFEDDDDFASDDAISDVFDDEDEDDFDDIYDADDDDFDDSFQSGESHAEFVAPASFGGRGAAAMAAPEPEWGAGTFAALIVSTGLMLVCSIMMYDLIRTMWHYDDPSSVSSMFLDTFGGLF; encoded by the coding sequence ATGGCCAAAAAATATCTCAACCTCGAAGAAGCAGCAGCACAGCTGGGAATGGAAAAAGACGAATTAAACCGCTTGAGAGAAGCGGGTGACATTCGCGGATTTGCAGACCGAGGTGCATGGAAATTTCGCATGGAAGATATCGAGGAATTAGGTCGATCCCGTCAGGCTGATTCCGATCCCGCGATTCCCTTGTTTTCTGAAGAGGAAGACGACGATGATTTGTTCGGTTCCGCGATCCTGGAAGGGGATGAACTGGATGAAAACGCGGAAAGTGTCATCGATGAAGATGAAGTCGGTGAGCAGGCGACTGTGATTCGAGGAAGTGTCCATGACGATGATGATGAGCCTGTTGAACTGAGCAGTTCCGACAGCGATGTGCGTCTCGTCGTTGATGATGGTGATGACCTGACTCTGGATAGCGAACCTGAACTGGTTGCTGTGGGAGAAGATTCCGATAGCGATGTTCGTTTGACCGAAGACTCCAGTATCGATCTTGGTAGTGACAGCGACGTGAAACTGGTCGATGCCGATTCAGAACCTGAATTTGATATGCTTGACCTGGATTCCGGCAGTGACAGCGATGTAAAGCTGGTCGCCGATGATTCCAATATCGCAGGTAGTGAAAGCGACGTGGCTCTGATCGCTGATGAAGACTTTGATCTCGGCAGCGATAGTGATGTTGCTCTGGTTTCTGATGAAGCGAACGACTCTTCCATTCTGGCAGAAGACAGTGGCATCTCGCTGGCATCGGATAGTGGCATTTCACTCGCCGGTCCTCTGGATAGTGGTATTTCACTTGAAGCAGCAGATGAAAGTGGAATTTCCCTGGTAGATGATGATGCGAGCGGTATCTCGTTGGAAGACGACACTGGCAGTGATATTTCCATCACCGCAGATAGCGGGATTTCTCTCGAACCATTTGATGTGGAAGACGTCGATAAGACCGTTCCGATGATGTCTGCTAATAAAGACGCCACTCTGGAAATTCCCGCCTTGGACGATGATGCAGACAGTAGTTTTGATCTGTCCGATTCAAGTGCAGATACCAGTGTGTTAATGCTGAATGAAGACGACGACATGGGAGGCTCTTCTGGTTCGGTCATTCTGGATTCCGACGACGAAGACAGCGAGTCTGCGATGTTCGAGGATGATGATGATTTCGCCAGTGACGATGCCATCTCGGATGTCTTTGATGATGAAGACGAAGATGACTTCGACGATATCTACGACGCAGACGACGATGATTTCGATGACTCGTTCCAGAGTGGCGAAAGTCACGCCGAGTTTGTCGCGCCTGCCTCATTTGGTGGTCGAGGCGCTGCAGCCATGGCAGCACCAGAACCAGAGTGGGGGGCAGGCACCTTCGCGGCGCTGATCGTTTCCACGGGATTGATGCTCGTCTGCTCCATCATGATGTACGACTTGATTCGCACCATGTGGCATTACGACGATCCCTCCAGTGTCAGCTCAATGTTCCTGGATACTTTTGGCGGGTTGTTCTAG
- a CDS encoding PspA/IM30 family protein: MSYFSRLTDIVTCNLTHLLDNAADPVKEIEQIIAEMKEGLAGANRSVKTATANEQTIQKELQEHQQQIFHWKEAAKNALATGDEAEARNSLVRKQEIEDLMAGLEQQHQAAVATCEHLTTTLHALQARLAEAKRKQLELTEKAGLSETSSQATIETPDEDPTLAPSRSEQIESELAALKRELGQ, from the coding sequence ATGAGCTATTTTAGTCGGCTCACTGACATTGTAACCTGTAATCTGACTCATTTACTTGATAATGCCGCTGATCCTGTCAAAGAGATTGAGCAGATTATTGCGGAGATGAAAGAAGGCCTCGCAGGCGCCAATCGAAGTGTCAAAACAGCAACCGCCAATGAACAGACAATTCAGAAAGAATTGCAGGAGCATCAACAGCAGATTTTTCATTGGAAAGAAGCAGCCAAAAATGCGTTAGCCACAGGGGATGAGGCAGAAGCCAGAAATTCACTCGTTCGCAAACAGGAAATCGAAGATCTGATGGCGGGTCTCGAACAGCAACATCAGGCTGCCGTGGCGACTTGCGAACATTTGACAACCACTTTGCATGCCCTGCAGGCACGATTAGCGGAAGCAAAACGCAAGCAATTGGAATTAACGGAAAAAGCAGGACTGTCAGAAACTTCCTCACAAGCCACCATTGAGACACCCGACGAAGACCCCACACTCGCTCCCTCCCGCTCCGAACAAATTGAATCTGAGTTAGCCGCATTGAAGCGGGAACTGGGGCAATAA
- a CDS encoding RNA polymerase sigma factor → MNEDDQLMIRIQSGELRAFDELVEKYQGPLIGFFFRNTRDSQLSEDLSQETLLRVYNQSWDYLPQGRFRGWMYRVARNLLIDNIRRRSHDALIKAYTGKKADEDDSLNRLASEVVSPEEKANIKELALIVDELLGTIPEDQRLTFTLHHYSELTLNEVADVMETNLATAKSRLRLAREKLREKLKLLGVTGPQRN, encoded by the coding sequence ATGAACGAAGACGATCAATTGATGATTCGCATTCAAAGTGGTGAGCTGCGCGCCTTCGATGAACTGGTAGAGAAATATCAGGGCCCTCTGATCGGCTTTTTTTTCCGTAATACGCGGGATTCCCAGCTGTCCGAAGACCTTTCTCAGGAAACGCTGTTACGGGTTTATAATCAATCGTGGGACTATCTGCCTCAGGGGCGCTTCCGGGGCTGGATGTACCGCGTGGCGCGAAATCTGTTGATTGACAATATTCGCCGCCGATCACACGATGCGCTGATCAAGGCTTATACCGGTAAAAAAGCGGATGAAGACGACTCGCTGAATCGACTGGCCAGTGAAGTGGTTTCGCCGGAAGAGAAAGCCAATATCAAAGAACTGGCATTGATTGTAGATGAACTGCTGGGAACAATTCCGGAAGACCAACGTTTAACCTTTACCTTACACCATTATTCTGAACTGACACTGAACGAAGTCGCGGATGTGATGGAGACCAATCTGGCGACCGCCAAAAGCCGCTTACGGCTGGCCCGAGAGAAATTACGAGAAAAATTGAAGCTGCTGGGAGTGACGGGGCCGCAGCGGAATTAA